The genomic DNA ATACCGTAGAGCTCACCATGCGTGGCCACTGCTACGATGCCATCGTTGGCCTCGCGGGCTGCGACAAATCCCTGCCCGGCATGATGATGGCGATGGTCCGCCTCAACACGCCCTCCGTCTTCATCTACGGCGGCTCGATCCTTCCGGGCAAAGCGCCCCAAAACAACGAGATCCCCGAAGATTTCCGCACCCGTGACCTGACGGTGCAGGATATGTTCGAGGCCGTGGGCCGCCACCAGAACCACGAAATGTCCGACGCCGCGCTGGATATGCTCGAGCGCGTGGCCTGCCCCTCCGCCGGCGCTTGCGGCGGCCAGTTCACCGCCAACACCATGGCCTGTGTGTCGGAGGCCATCGGCCTCGCGCTGATGAACAGCTCGGGCATGCCCGCGCCCTACGAAAGCCGCGATCAGTATTCCGAGGCCTCCGGCCGCGCGGTGATGAACCTGATCGAAAAGAACATCCGCGCCCGTGATGTCGTAACCCGCGAAAGCCTCGAAAACGCCGCCCGCGTCGTCGCCTGCACCGGCGGCTCCACCAACGCTGGCCTGCACCTCCCGGCCATCGCCCACGAGGCCGGCATCGACTTTTTCCTCGAAGACGTCTGCGACATCTTCAAAGACACCCCCTACTTCGTCGATCTCAAGCCCGGCGGCCAATATGTCGCCAAGGATCTCTATGACGCGGGCGGCATCCCGGTGGTGATGAAAGAGCTGCGCAAGGCGGGCCTCATCCATGAAGACTGCATGACAGCCACCGGCAACTCCATCGGTGAAGAGCTTGACCAGATCTCCCGCGAGGCCGACGGCAAGGTGATCTACCCCATCGAAACCCCGCTGACCAAGACCGGCGGCGTTGTTGGCCTCAAGGGCAACCTCGCCCCCGATGGCGCCATCGTGAAGGTCGCGGGCATCCCCTCGCAGCACCAGCGTTTCGTCGGCCCGGCCCGCGTGTTCGAGAACGAGGAAGAGGCCTTCGCCGCCGTGAAGGCCCGCGCCTATGAAGAGGGCGAAGTCATCG from Oceanicola sp. D3 includes the following:
- the ilvD gene encoding dihydroxy-acid dehydratase; protein product: MLKRQADKSKLPSRHVTEGPERAPHRSYLYAMGLSEDEIHRPLVGVATCWNEAAPCNISLNRQAQAVKLGVKAAAGTPREFTTITVTDGIAMGHEGMRASLASREAIADTVELTMRGHCYDAIVGLAGCDKSLPGMMMAMVRLNTPSVFIYGGSILPGKAPQNNEIPEDFRTRDLTVQDMFEAVGRHQNHEMSDAALDMLERVACPSAGACGGQFTANTMACVSEAIGLALMNSSGMPAPYESRDQYSEASGRAVMNLIEKNIRARDVVTRESLENAARVVACTGGSTNAGLHLPAIAHEAGIDFFLEDVCDIFKDTPYFVDLKPGGQYVAKDLYDAGGIPVVMKELRKAGLIHEDCMTATGNSIGEELDQISREADGKVIYPIETPLTKTGGVVGLKGNLAPDGAIVKVAGIPSQHQRFVGPARVFENEEEAFAAVKARAYEEGEVIVIRNEGPAGGPGMREMLATTAALSGQGMGKKVALITDGRFSGATRGFCVGHVGPESAHGGPIALLQNGDVITIDAVNGELSVDLSDEVLAERKAAWPGPRKTDYASGSLWKYAQLVGSAKYGAVTHPGAKVETHVYMDQ